The Methanothrix soehngenii GP6 genome has a window encoding:
- a CDS encoding DUF1646 family protein — translation MQFDPLDIGLFVIVLIVLLGPFLVKKIEHNLEAFLFVMGVLAVTISSFYSKPDLMATLGYTEHQVELIGWNMEIVMEALEEPIIKGIVPAVLVAGILFHYGRSYAQMAMSKITKVIPIKIIVFLIVVILGLSSSIITAIIASLLLVELLNCMPFDRQTKINLVIIACFSIGLGAVLTPVGEPLSTIAITKLQGEPYNAGFFFLFNQLAVYIIPGCLAFGLLAMFFTGKAKLSECMVAEEEDGGLREVVVRAGKVYIFVMALLLLGSGMKVVIDKYLLGISPQIIYWVNMISAILDNATLTAAELSPAMDMVQIQAVLMGLLVSGGMLIPGNIPNIISAGKLGITSKEWAKLGVPLGLIAMLIYFVWIFYIPFHVEFAL, via the coding sequence GTGCAATTTGACCCGCTGGACATTGGCCTATTTGTCATTGTACTAATTGTTCTTCTCGGACCTTTCCTGGTCAAGAAGATAGAACATAATCTGGAAGCCTTTCTGTTCGTCATGGGCGTACTGGCAGTAACCATATCAAGCTTCTACAGCAAGCCCGATCTCATGGCGACGCTGGGATACACAGAGCATCAGGTTGAGCTCATTGGCTGGAATATGGAGATTGTGATGGAAGCCCTCGAAGAGCCCATAATAAAGGGAATAGTTCCCGCAGTTCTCGTGGCCGGCATTCTCTTCCACTATGGTCGTTCCTATGCTCAGATGGCGATGAGTAAGATCACTAAGGTGATCCCAATAAAGATTATCGTATTTCTGATCGTAGTCATTCTGGGATTGTCCTCCAGCATAATAACCGCAATCATAGCCTCGCTCCTCCTGGTGGAGCTCTTGAACTGCATGCCATTTGACCGCCAGACCAAGATCAATCTGGTCATCATCGCCTGCTTCTCCATCGGCTTGGGAGCAGTTCTCACGCCAGTTGGCGAGCCCCTTTCCACCATCGCCATCACCAAGCTGCAGGGTGAGCCCTATAACGCCGGATTCTTCTTCCTGTTCAATCAGCTGGCCGTATATATCATACCGGGCTGCCTGGCCTTCGGCCTTCTGGCCATGTTCTTCACCGGCAAAGCCAAGCTCTCTGAGTGCATGGTCGCTGAGGAGGAGGACGGCGGCTTAAGAGAGGTAGTGGTCAGAGCAGGCAAGGTCTACATCTTCGTCATGGCCCTCCTGCTCCTCGGCTCGGGAATGAAGGTAGTGATAGATAAGTACCTACTCGGCATATCCCCACAGATCATCTACTGGGTCAACATGATCTCGGCCATATTGGACAATGCCACACTGACTGCGGCTGAGCTCAGCCCGGCCATGGACATGGTCCAAATCCAGGCGGTTCTGATGGGCCTTCTCGTATCAGGCGGCATGCTGATTCCCGGCAACATCCCCAACATCATCTCTGCAGGAAAGCTGGGAATCACCAGCAAGGAGTGGGCGAAGCTTGGTGTGCCTCTGGGCCTAATCGCCATGCTGATCTACTTCGTGTGGATCTTCTACATACCTTTCCACGTTGAGTTTGCCCTTTAG
- a CDS encoding universal stress protein, translated as MFEKVLIATDFSKHAKKVIECIGEMPGLKEVLLLNVISRDPLARVWDPVSEIKDIEKKLEEEKNAIKSPGVTVNVKAVSVLEGEVASAINKVAMEENVSLVAMGARGRSLIMSTLLGSSSRNVLRFGRTHLLIMRYKTLDDNTMEKYCARVFARILFPTDLSQTSEVALSFLKSLKGIGEIVLLNVVSKGETDEEIEANVALAKERIEEIAQNLKMAGMQVSSKVVVGQPTEVIRSEAEKEDVSLIAISSQGASAIKKGRIGSTAYDVANSASRPVLILRQEKMAAY; from the coding sequence ATGTTTGAAAAGGTGTTGATCGCCACAGATTTCTCCAAACATGCCAAGAAAGTGATCGAATGCATCGGCGAAATGCCGGGATTGAAAGAGGTACTACTTCTCAATGTCATTTCTAGAGATCCGCTCGCCCGTGTCTGGGATCCGGTATCGGAGATAAAGGATATCGAGAAGAAGCTGGAAGAGGAGAAGAACGCCATTAAATCCCCCGGGGTAACGGTTAATGTAAAGGCGGTATCCGTTTTAGAGGGCGAGGTGGCAAGCGCCATCAATAAAGTGGCAATGGAAGAGAACGTCTCCCTGGTGGCCATGGGAGCGCGGGGAAGGAGCCTGATCATGAGCACTCTGCTGGGAAGCTCTTCACGTAATGTGCTTCGCTTCGGCAGGACGCACCTCTTGATCATGCGCTACAAGACCCTGGATGATAATACCATGGAGAAGTATTGCGCCCGAGTCTTTGCCAGAATTCTCTTCCCAACCGACCTCTCCCAGACTTCTGAGGTCGCCCTGTCCTTCCTGAAAAGCCTGAAGGGAATTGGAGAGATAGTGCTGCTCAATGTCGTCTCCAAGGGGGAGACCGACGAGGAGATCGAGGCCAATGTCGCATTGGCCAAAGAAAGGATCGAGGAGATCGCCCAGAATCTGAAGATGGCAGGCATGCAGGTATCATCCAAGGTGGTTGTGGGCCAGCCTACCGAGGTTATCAGATCGGAGGCTGAGAAAGAGGATGTCTCCTTGATTGCCATCAGCTCTCAGGGAGCCTCGGCCATAAAGAAGGGCAGAATAGGAAGCACCGCTTATGACGTGGCCAACTCCGCTTCCAGGCCGGTCCTGATATTGAGGCAGGAGAAGATGGCTGCTTATTAG
- a CDS encoding DUF1646 family protein: MVLIPVETGLIAIFLAVLLGPLLIKRIERNLEAFLFLIGACAIVLSRSWHIDLVEEAVQEPVVIGILLSVLVAGLIVHYRRPRFLQGINDILLDGITMKVIFLEIVVVLGLSAAIITPIIPFFVLVEAVNCLSLPRGSRAIITALGCISIILGAALPYVEGLSSEIAVTKMQGELPSAGILPLELQSLYILLIILVLGLISIFFSEEKVKAMEMQAFEGIAAHEKMAIWGVRLFMFAGALLLVGVAFGVDI; the protein is encoded by the coding sequence ATGGTGTTAATCCCAGTTGAAACAGGATTGATTGCGATATTTTTGGCTGTGCTCTTAGGTCCCCTGTTGATCAAGAGGATCGAACGCAATCTTGAAGCATTCTTGTTTCTGATAGGTGCCTGCGCCATTGTATTGTCAAGATCCTGGCACATAGACCTGGTTGAGGAAGCGGTCCAGGAACCAGTAGTAATTGGCATACTGCTTTCTGTCTTAGTGGCTGGATTGATAGTGCACTACCGAAGGCCGCGCTTTTTGCAGGGCATAAACGACATTCTCCTGGATGGGATCACCATGAAAGTGATATTCCTGGAGATTGTAGTTGTGTTGGGACTATCCGCGGCCATTATCACACCGATAATTCCATTCTTCGTGCTCGTGGAAGCGGTGAACTGTCTGTCCCTCCCACGCGGGTCAAGAGCGATCATCACGGCATTGGGATGCATTTCCATCATTCTAGGGGCTGCTCTGCCTTATGTAGAAGGGCTTTCATCGGAGATTGCTGTTACGAAAATGCAGGGAGAACTTCCTTCAGCAGGCATCTTGCCATTGGAGCTGCAAAGCCTATACATACTACTGATTATTCTAGTACTTGGCTTGATAAGCATATTCTTCTCGGAGGAGAAGGTAAAAGCCATGGAGATGCAGGCTTTTGAAGGAATAGCAGCTCATGAGAAAATGGCAATTTGGGGTGTTAGATTATTCATGTTTGCAGGAGCCCTTCTTCTTGTTGGTGTGGCATTCGGAGTCGATATCTAA
- a CDS encoding universal stress protein produces the protein MFEKVLFPTDFSKYSQKVLECVKELPGVNEVVLLHVIGPADPLAKVWNPGGRIDESKANLTEQSKILSSRGLSVKTRTEAIMEGDISRVIQKVADEEESSVIVMGARGKGVVEGIFLGNVAKNVLRYGNTNILLMRYKILEGRSGPSLEQFCSHPFSRILCPTDLSKPAEEAIAFIKRTKGVGEILLQHVVYRGETWREIEAQTEETTRKLNVIRDELEEARIKVKIHTSVGNPAEEIISLAEKENVSLIAMSSHGTGWLKQLGVGSTTYDVAKIGDRPVLVIRARAECTT, from the coding sequence ATGTTTGAAAAGGTTTTATTCCCCACGGATTTTTCCAAGTACTCCCAGAAGGTCCTGGAGTGCGTAAAAGAGCTTCCGGGCGTGAACGAAGTGGTGCTCCTGCATGTGATCGGCCCTGCAGATCCTCTCGCCAAGGTATGGAACCCAGGAGGGCGGATCGATGAATCTAAAGCAAACCTAACGGAACAGAGCAAGATTCTGAGCAGCCGAGGCCTCAGCGTCAAGACGAGAACAGAGGCCATAATGGAGGGGGATATCTCCAGAGTGATCCAGAAGGTAGCGGATGAAGAAGAGAGTTCCGTTATCGTCATGGGCGCGAGAGGCAAGGGTGTCGTGGAGGGCATATTTTTGGGAAACGTCGCCAAGAACGTTCTTCGCTATGGGAACACAAATATTCTTCTTATGCGCTACAAGATCCTGGAAGGCAGGAGCGGCCCAAGCTTAGAGCAATTCTGCTCGCATCCCTTTTCAAGAATACTCTGTCCCACCGACTTATCGAAGCCGGCCGAAGAGGCGATTGCTTTCATCAAGAGGACTAAAGGGGTAGGAGAGATATTGCTCCAGCATGTAGTCTATCGGGGAGAGACCTGGAGAGAGATCGAAGCCCAAACAGAGGAGACAACCAGGAAGCTCAATGTCATCCGGGATGAGCTTGAGGAGGCCAGAATAAAGGTCAAAATCCACACAAGCGTGGGAAATCCCGCTGAGGAGATAATCTCCCTGGCCGAGAAGGAGAATGTGTCGCTGATTGCGATGAGCTCCCATGGAACGGGCTGGTTGAAGCAGTTGGGTGTGGGGAGCACGACCTACGATGTGGCGAAGATTGGCGATCGGCCGGTCTTAGTGATCAGAGCAAGAGCTGAATGCACGACCTAG
- a CDS encoding DUF1646 family protein, which yields MLQTATVNLGYGITAVDIGLGLVALAVLIGPFTVKKIEHNLEAFLFVMGVLSVTIAGVWEMRLVEEAVMEPVVKGIVPAVLVAGMAFHYGRSRAQSAMSYVLDNTSIKAVAFVMIVGLGLISSVITAIIAALLLVELVNCMPLERKDKINLVIITCFAIGLGAVLTPLGEPLSTIAISKLQGPPYNAGFFFLFEKLALYVIPGVLALGVLGVLFTGKATKQKCVTMVEDTETLRDVGARAAKVYVFVMALLLLGAGMKIIIDKYFTAIPSEVLYWVNMLSAILDNATLTAAEIAPSLTIGQITAALMGLLIAGGMLVPGNIPNIIAANKLGITSKEWARLGVPVGLVLMLVYFVWIFYIPFGPLAG from the coding sequence ATGCTCCAGACTGCAACGGTCAATCTGGGCTATGGCATAACAGCGGTCGATATTGGTTTGGGATTGGTAGCCCTGGCAGTGCTGATTGGACCCTTCACCGTGAAGAAGATCGAGCATAACCTCGAGGCATTCTTATTTGTGATGGGAGTGCTCTCCGTCACCATAGCCGGCGTCTGGGAGATGAGGCTGGTGGAAGAGGCGGTTATGGAACCGGTGGTAAAGGGCATCGTGCCTGCGGTGCTGGTGGCAGGGATGGCCTTCCACTACGGCCGTAGCCGAGCTCAGAGCGCAATGAGCTATGTATTGGATAATACCTCAATCAAAGCGGTGGCCTTTGTGATGATCGTCGGCCTGGGATTGATATCCAGCGTCATCACGGCTATCATCGCTGCCCTTCTGCTGGTGGAGCTGGTCAATTGCATGCCTCTGGAGCGCAAGGACAAGATCAACCTGGTGATCATCACCTGTTTCGCCATAGGACTGGGAGCTGTGCTCACACCGCTGGGCGAGCCGCTCTCAACCATTGCCATATCCAAGCTGCAGGGGCCACCATATAACGCCGGATTCTTCTTCCTCTTCGAGAAGCTGGCTTTATACGTAATTCCGGGGGTTCTGGCCCTGGGAGTGCTGGGCGTATTATTCACCGGTAAGGCGACCAAGCAGAAGTGCGTTACAATGGTGGAGGACACTGAGACTCTGAGAGATGTGGGCGCGAGGGCTGCCAAGGTTTACGTATTCGTGATGGCCCTCCTCCTATTAGGCGCCGGCATGAAGATCATCATCGATAAGTACTTCACAGCCATACCGTCCGAGGTTCTCTATTGGGTGAACATGTTATCGGCGATCCTTGATAACGCCACATTGACTGCAGCGGAGATTGCTCCCAGCCTGACCATAGGTCAGATCACCGCGGCGCTGATGGGGCTATTGATCGCTGGGGGCATGCTGGTTCCAGGAAACATACCCAATATCATCGCCGCGAACAAGCTGGGAATAACATCAAAGGAGTGGGCTCGCCTGGGAGTGCCTGTGGGATTAGTACTGATGCTGGTCTACTTCGTGTGGATCTTCTACATACCCTTCGGCCCGTTAGCGGGCTGA
- a CDS encoding winged helix-turn-helix domain-containing protein, whose product MARRTRLEVLSSILEICSGEGASKTRIVYQINLNFKNAGVYLKWLTDKGYLVKEGKMYKITPAGKEMLLGLKEICSILNIEEHMTEDKV is encoded by the coding sequence ATGGCAAGGAGAACCAGGCTGGAGGTACTGAGCAGCATTCTGGAAATATGCAGTGGAGAAGGAGCGAGTAAGACCAGGATAGTCTATCAAATAAACCTCAATTTTAAGAATGCAGGAGTTTATCTGAAATGGCTGACCGATAAGGGCTATCTGGTTAAGGAGGGTAAAATGTATAAAATCACACCCGCAGGCAAGGAGATGCTGCTGGGCCTCAAAGAGATCTGCAGCATACTGAACATTGAGGAGCACATGACAGAGGACAAAGTTTAG
- a CDS encoding archaeosine biosynthesis radical SAM protein RaSEA, translated as MTRSEERRDPRRPVSVWRSQDLVDGRPAQALTMILRTVGCRWNRCTMCGYAGEGAPASADDLIIQFESAMEKCSPEVTVVKIYTSGSFLDSEEMPAGARIEILRRLENAGIEKLIIETRPEYVNPDAVEECLSHLQTEFAMGLESANDLIREHLIRKGFLFQDFVRASEMVHGQGGGVKAYLLLKPPFLTEGQAMRDAISSARAARPYADIISLNLCNVQRNTVVERMWEKGEYRPPWLWSALEVLKSSPGPIICDPVGAGTRRGPHNCGQCDAALAEAIRKHDLTQDARPFDDLHCQCKEAWQKLMELEEQSFGTPLC; from the coding sequence ATGACAAGATCTGAGGAAAGAAGGGACCCAAGAAGGCCGGTCAGCGTATGGCGATCCCAGGATCTGGTGGATGGACGCCCTGCCCAGGCTCTGACCATGATCCTGCGCACGGTGGGATGCAGGTGGAACCGCTGCACCATGTGTGGCTATGCCGGCGAGGGCGCACCCGCTTCGGCAGACGACCTGATAATCCAGTTCGAGAGCGCCATGGAAAAGTGCTCTCCAGAGGTGACAGTGGTCAAGATCTACACCAGCGGCAGCTTCCTGGACTCTGAGGAGATGCCCGCGGGGGCCAGGATCGAGATACTGCGCCGCTTGGAGAATGCGGGGATCGAGAAGCTGATCATTGAGACCCGGCCGGAGTACGTGAACCCTGATGCGGTGGAGGAGTGCCTCTCCCACCTGCAGACCGAGTTCGCCATGGGCCTTGAGAGTGCAAACGACCTGATCAGAGAGCACCTCATCCGCAAGGGTTTTCTCTTCCAGGACTTCGTCCGCGCCTCGGAGATGGTGCACGGCCAGGGAGGAGGGGTTAAGGCCTATCTGCTCCTGAAGCCGCCCTTTCTCACCGAAGGGCAGGCTATGCGTGATGCCATATCCTCCGCCCGGGCAGCACGCCCTTATGCAGACATCATCTCCCTGAACCTGTGCAATGTGCAGCGCAATACAGTGGTGGAGAGGATGTGGGAGAAGGGCGAGTATCGGCCACCATGGCTCTGGTCCGCCCTTGAGGTGCTGAAAAGCTCCCCAGGCCCCATCATCTGCGATCCGGTGGGTGCAGGCACCAGGCGGGGGCCCCATAACTGCGGCCAGTGCGATGCCGCCCTGGCGGAGGCGATCAGGAAGCACGATCTTACCCAGGATGCGAGGCCCTTCGATGATCTGCACTGCCAGTGCAAGGAAGCATGGCAGAAGCTGATGGAGCTGGAAGAGCAATCCTTCGGCACCCCACTCTGCTGA
- a CDS encoding lamin tail domain-containing protein, producing the protein MRLMYILILLALNACSFASASGSVVINEVELDYIEDDAEIQWVEIYNNGEEEVDVSGWAIMSSDDRSRKEFIDEGTILSPGDFYLMYFGEKWLSNYGAVIILEDDFDHGVDRTISIYDSQEDGCAWGKYPDGASEWMFMESTPGAPNSGVQCDVTASKAVIFNMDGSVSGRGYLNLQNRGGDPVGGSFISHEHGSGDYSADSSFRMDINDVINVSRIDLKKDALSMRYNRTFNGLPGNRTVYYDSLWAESSSIKSMNEGGEDGSMASQSTTYGNSISKDVAVQSKYGSLKMKLSSDSVGRTNVEYCSDKLKLSEEYLGGFHIEETITKGEYQRAVNSTDESGYVDVYKKVGEDYSSYERGSGLYQAEEIIEAGDYARKNVILDYMPAGYSYSNDSVANRSHMWEEGFGLNATNGLYAEEHYTNLAKLEKEVEVKWPNEVRTSSSFIGQASLKSVFRRGNNSTDLALLEDDYIGDYKIDRTIFILPKYDSPHMSVYKQGYVDPDRCDVLRFAVTVVNDGNRTFAPIYVRDTFPSGTRFIGSSVEPMELARTYGNWSIPALGSGDSFTIDMQFKVITRKENYTNRARANTIYVYSSRGTPRERKLRVSNSTTLDLDWSGCPAELLPLDFTATLSPVDEKIVSYRLILNNTADYTMSANITALLPEGMSFINSTTATLENDSGVVKWSIRRIDAGRRRTVSFMAGAEREGLFEVKALVSGSSTEGNESISTSSSALVVVGKPPRASNIESLQSMQWLPCGDSALYQSLAKVDAGSRSEIKCCSW; encoded by the coding sequence ATGAGGCTCATGTATATTTTGATCCTGCTGGCTCTGAATGCATGCTCTTTTGCCTCTGCTTCTGGATCCGTAGTGATAAACGAGGTGGAGCTGGATTATATCGAGGATGATGCTGAGATCCAGTGGGTTGAAATATATAATAATGGCGAGGAGGAGGTTGATGTGAGCGGCTGGGCGATCATGTCCAGTGATGATCGATCCAGAAAGGAGTTCATTGATGAGGGAACTATACTTTCTCCTGGAGATTTTTATCTGATGTACTTTGGGGAGAAATGGCTGAGCAACTATGGTGCAGTCATAATCCTGGAGGACGATTTTGATCATGGGGTTGATCGCACTATCAGCATATATGATAGCCAGGAGGATGGCTGCGCCTGGGGCAAATATCCAGATGGCGCTTCTGAATGGATGTTCATGGAATCCACACCAGGCGCTCCCAATTCCGGCGTTCAATGCGATGTGACGGCGAGCAAGGCGGTCATATTCAATATGGATGGCAGCGTATCCGGCAGAGGCTATTTGAACCTGCAGAACCGAGGCGGCGATCCGGTTGGCGGCAGTTTTATCTCTCATGAGCATGGATCAGGCGATTACAGTGCCGATTCCTCTTTCCGGATGGATATAAACGATGTCATAAATGTCAGCAGAATTGATCTGAAAAAGGATGCCCTTTCCATGCGCTACAACCGCACCTTCAATGGTCTGCCTGGCAATAGGACTGTATATTATGACTCTTTATGGGCAGAATCGTCCTCGATCAAGAGCATGAATGAGGGGGGCGAAGATGGATCAATGGCATCTCAGTCCACCACTTATGGAAACTCGATATCAAAGGACGTTGCGGTCCAATCCAAATATGGATCTCTTAAGATGAAACTCAGCTCAGACTCGGTCGGCAGGACCAATGTAGAATACTGCTCAGATAAGCTTAAGCTCTCCGAGGAGTACTTGGGCGGATTCCATATTGAGGAAACCATCACCAAGGGTGAATATCAGAGGGCAGTGAACTCCACAGACGAATCGGGCTATGTGGATGTATACAAGAAGGTGGGTGAGGACTATTCCAGCTATGAGAGGGGAAGCGGACTCTATCAGGCGGAGGAAATCATCGAGGCGGGAGATTATGCCCGAAAGAATGTCATCTTAGACTACATGCCAGCCGGCTATTCATACTCTAATGACTCAGTGGCAAATCGATCTCATATGTGGGAAGAGGGGTTCGGGCTGAATGCCACCAATGGCCTCTATGCAGAGGAGCACTATACCAACCTGGCGAAATTGGAGAAAGAGGTCGAGGTCAAATGGCCCAATGAGGTGAGGACATCCTCCAGCTTCATAGGCCAAGCCAGCTTGAAGTCCGTCTTCAGACGAGGGAACAACAGCACCGATCTTGCCCTGCTGGAGGATGATTATATTGGTGACTACAAGATCGACAGGACGATCTTCATCCTTCCCAAGTATGACTCGCCCCATATGTCTGTGTACAAGCAGGGTTATGTCGATCCAGATCGCTGTGATGTCCTCAGATTCGCCGTCACTGTGGTCAATGACGGGAATCGGACGTTTGCGCCTATATATGTCCGTGATACATTTCCCTCGGGAACCCGCTTCATAGGCTCCTCTGTTGAGCCGATGGAGCTCGCCCGGACCTATGGCAACTGGTCGATACCAGCCCTAGGCTCGGGGGATTCGTTCACGATCGATATGCAGTTCAAGGTTATCACCAGAAAAGAGAACTATACGAATCGGGCGAGGGCTAACACTATCTATGTCTATTCCTCTCGGGGAACGCCCAGAGAGCGCAAGCTCAGGGTGAGCAACAGCACCACCCTGGATTTGGATTGGAGCGGCTGTCCTGCCGAATTGCTGCCCTTGGACTTCACTGCTACTCTCTCCCCAGTAGACGAGAAGATTGTAAGCTACCGGTTGATATTGAATAACACCGCTGATTATACTATGAGCGCGAACATCACTGCTCTATTGCCTGAGGGCATGAGCTTCATCAACTCCACCACTGCTACCCTGGAGAATGATTCTGGTGTGGTCAAATGGAGCATTCGAAGGATCGACGCCGGACGAAGAAGGACGGTGAGCTTCATGGCAGGGGCGGAAAGGGAGGGCCTTTTCGAGGTCAAAGCACTGGTATCTGGTAGCTCCACCGAGGGCAACGAAAGCATATCTACCAGTTCCTCCGCCCTTGTTGTAGTAGGCAAGCCTCCCCGGGCATCAAATATAGAATCGTTGCAGTCTATGCAATGGCTGCCATGCGGTGATAGCGCTCTGTATCAATCCCTGGCAAAAGTAGATGCCGGAAGCAGGTCGGAGATCAAATGCTGTTCCTGGTGA
- a CDS encoding NAD(P)/FAD-dependent oxidoreductase, whose protein sequence is MVIVGAGPAGLTAAMYCARGGKKTLVLGSIYGSQTAMGGLYENYPGFPEGINGIELSERMLAQAQRFGAENQTELVEKIVNLGDFFRLKTENWQYESKTIILAMGASHRPIGVPGEKELTARGVSYCVHCDGALFRNKSVALVGYGNGAARAILYLANIASRVHLISPKEKLVAEPVYLERIKSLTNYAATFGAQIAEIRGEEFVESVEFNVGGTPRSLKVEGVFVEMGMKPNVELAENLGLDMTSGGFVKINRLNQETSMPGVFAAGDMTGGRMQAATAVGAGASAGISALQYLG, encoded by the coding sequence GTGGTCATAGTAGGAGCAGGCCCGGCAGGGCTGACCGCTGCCATGTACTGCGCCAGAGGAGGGAAGAAGACTCTGGTTTTGGGGAGCATTTACGGCTCTCAGACCGCCATGGGTGGCCTCTATGAGAACTATCCCGGCTTTCCGGAGGGCATTAACGGCATTGAGCTCTCGGAAAGGATGCTGGCCCAGGCCCAGAGGTTTGGAGCGGAGAACCAGACGGAACTGGTGGAGAAGATCGTGAACCTGGGAGACTTCTTCCGCCTGAAGACTGAGAACTGGCAGTACGAGTCCAAGACGATCATCCTGGCCATGGGGGCCAGCCATCGCCCGATAGGGGTTCCAGGCGAAAAGGAGCTGACAGCCAGAGGGGTCTCCTATTGCGTCCATTGCGATGGTGCCTTATTCCGGAACAAATCAGTAGCGTTGGTAGGCTACGGCAATGGCGCAGCCAGAGCAATTCTCTATCTGGCCAATATCGCGAGCCGAGTCCACCTCATATCACCCAAAGAGAAGCTGGTTGCAGAGCCGGTGTATCTGGAAAGGATCAAGTCGCTCACCAACTATGCCGCCACCTTTGGCGCGCAGATTGCCGAGATCCGAGGGGAAGAGTTCGTGGAAAGCGTGGAGTTCAATGTGGGGGGAACCCCCCGTTCCCTGAAGGTGGAAGGGGTCTTCGTGGAGATGGGCATGAAGCCCAATGTGGAATTGGCAGAGAACCTTGGCCTGGATATGACCTCTGGAGGCTTTGTGAAGATCAACCGGCTCAACCAGGAGACGAGCATGCCCGGTGTCTTCGCCGCCGGGGACATGACCGGCGGACGGATGCAGGCGGCAACTGCTGTGGGTGCGGGCGCCTCCGCCGGCATCAGCGCACTGCAGTATCTCGGGTAG
- a CDS encoding RNA-guided endonuclease InsQ/TnpB family protein — MMQTLKVKLDTSAEDNRALLETMHQFNAACNYVGEKAFELHTANKIELQKIVYRDIREMFGISAQMAVRAISKSCEAYKRDKSIKPKFDPNGAVIYDQRIMSWKGLDRVSLLTLDGRIKLPVVICDYHAPRLDRIRGQADLIFQNGTFYLCVVVDVPEPKKSVPQNVLGVDHGIKNIAVDSSGEEFSGEKIEKVRSKIDNLKADLQSCGTDSAKRHLKKLSGKEARFHRDVNHCISKKLVAKAIDTSSAIVLEDLSGIRERITVPKAQRRKQHNWSFYQLRQYIDYKAAIAGVPLICIDPAYTSQECPICHLISRSNRPTRDEFSCVCCGFSGPADTIAARNIAARVSVNMPIVARLFAELQAHPFREG; from the coding sequence ATGATGCAAACCCTCAAAGTCAAACTGGATACCTCGGCTGAAGATAACCGTGCGCTCCTTGAGACTATGCATCAGTTCAACGCCGCCTGCAATTACGTGGGGGAAAAGGCTTTTGAACTCCATACAGCCAACAAAATCGAATTGCAGAAGATTGTTTATCGTGATATTCGGGAAATGTTTGGCATCTCTGCTCAGATGGCTGTTAGGGCCATATCCAAGTCCTGCGAAGCCTACAAGAGAGATAAGTCCATTAAGCCCAAATTTGATCCCAATGGAGCTGTTATCTATGATCAGAGAATCATGTCCTGGAAGGGACTCGATAGGGTATCCTTGCTGACGCTCGATGGCAGAATTAAGCTGCCTGTCGTGATCTGTGATTACCATGCTCCAAGGCTTGATAGAATCCGAGGTCAGGCGGATCTCATCTTCCAGAATGGGACATTCTATCTTTGTGTTGTGGTCGATGTTCCCGAGCCAAAGAAGTCTGTTCCTCAAAATGTTCTTGGTGTTGATCATGGAATCAAGAATATTGCAGTAGATTCTTCGGGTGAAGAGTTCTCTGGTGAGAAGATTGAAAAGGTTAGATCCAAAATCGATAACCTCAAAGCCGATCTTCAGAGCTGTGGAACAGATAGCGCAAAACGTCATCTGAAGAAGCTTTCCGGTAAAGAAGCTAGGTTCCATAGAGACGTTAATCATTGCATCTCTAAGAAGCTGGTTGCGAAGGCCATAGACACCTCGTCTGCTATCGTGTTGGAAGATCTTTCTGGCATAAGAGAGAGGATAACGGTTCCAAAGGCTCAGAGGCGCAAACAGCATAACTGGAGCTTCTATCAACTCAGGCAGTATATCGACTACAAGGCCGCCATAGCTGGTGTGCCCTTGATCTGCATTGATCCTGCTTATACTTCCCAGGAATGCCCTATCTGTCATCTTATATCTCGATCCAACCGTCCTACAAGGGACGAATTTTCGTGTGTCTGCTGCGGCTTCTCTGGTCCGGCTGACACAATCGCAGCACGGAATATTGCTGCAAGGGTATCAGTCAATATGCCCATCGTGGCCCGACTTTTTGCGGAGCTACAAGCCCATCCCTTCAGGGAGGGGTAG